In one window of Macadamia integrifolia cultivar HAES 741 chromosome 2, SCU_Mint_v3, whole genome shotgun sequence DNA:
- the LOC122063429 gene encoding uncharacterized protein LOC122063429, with protein MASRVGSTSYDVFINFRGEDTRDTFVGHLYNAFKVRGIHAFIDSKDLWKGEDIGELLQAIKVSDLSIAVFSKRYTESSWCLKELAQMVECHRTNGQVIFPIFFKVKTSDVKNQTRCFEISPHRHGKEAPKTLRRWKEALRAVGDKSGWVFQDGDLSELVNSVVQQAWIRLNMVPLIGVKHPVGLESRVQSVLSQLYSNICSKDVQFLGICGPGGIGKTAIAITVYNRIFRNFSKSFFLENIGEGASHPNGMVFLQKIFLKKIYGEKIKISNSREGSSLIKKFLVKTNTLLILDDVGDHTQLKALAGDLDWFGPESKIIITTRDQGVLGGIAKNSRKIYEPKELNEEESLQLFSSHTFSTDQPPDDYMQLSIDIVRTTGGLPLALEVLGCNLSFTENKEVWKSMHRMLKQIPHDDVYRKLKISYDNLQDDIEKTIFLDAACFFIGEKDEIVISIWEACGFEPRCRIEGLKRKSLLRFNESKELWMHDQIRDMGRRIVNKQNLLEHGKQSRLWSRDVIMKILHGGKGNEIVEGILLSFSSKDNTRLHIENFEKMSKLRLLQVDGATLEGSFQCLPSGLKWLRWRGCPLDEIPAEFYHEELGMLDLSHGQFKQAWNSWPENQLFQQLKVLKLSWCSSLSKSPNFSGFPCLERLYLDNCSSLVNLHDSIGQNQKLDYLNLERCSSLEELPNSICRLSSLQRIMLSHCNSLNKIPESIGNLQESLVELYLTGTNIKVLPDCVGLLKKLEVLDLSLCHELLNLPSSMENLTSLRRIELSGHNKLRFIPKLASTLIQLFIHYQSSKFLPTDFDEIYLADAFPLQHFNMSMSAAAAAIVLSQSLNPDFDNLDTTEDRYLFGKVLLRCIPKLRSIRLRCRSKLRFMIFRCITNLPSTTLIQMQGRIHYESKSVTIDLRRNCWTVEFRKIMWIFYFSILSVQLLFHFDDVLLFFFLFLTFMMYCHFFPFSEPFSRWEHLLFVSANALYLSKLFLLYHTSKKLMLLLVFRETFFGPVFPSWLWDVLLLFHFLFVTFRMSRRYLAFHTFPNLFLTGGLFVGSLLFIGFVFHFDWSWDVLLLFFHFFPLTMSPSFSNLFLTGGSVVGSLLSQNIETIFGVVFPFCWFWLLLILVCLLEVIHALTTLWKCTPVNFPNVVPVGVIDNLVHSFPNIRKKFSLLGLYSLSWDEGISNFWRILIIFVCSQLLLLGEPKGGSFATRDSDCKVNFREAVGIRTNFEAEFSAVISGFEHAQSYNVQKLWIECDSVAVVILLSRGLAPWFLLQRWRNLGSYLLSIQWKITHCHREINTIVDYLSKSVAKYDESKPAFTRSPLLSVELEKDASLHPRDVSELVKLVVQRAWIRLNMVPLIGVKHPVGLESRIDYVLSLLSKTSSSDVQFLVISGLSGIGKTTIATAIYNCIFENFSKSCFLEDIREQASQPNVIVCLQEKLLYNIFQEEIKVCSSREGSRLIKERLGKIDILLILDDVGNRNKLNALTGDFNWFGSGSRIILITRDQSILVGVPENNISKYEPRKLNEEERDKEVWKSMHQIFPHDNVYQKLKTSHDNLQLPRPIGDLKESLVELSLDKTNIKVLPDGVGLLKKMEALDLSLCYGLADLPKSLEALTSLRYIDLSGRDKLRHVPNLPSNLVELRVLCKSLVNLPVLKNMKNLELLCIKDFWLKISYDNLQNDIEKAMFLNVACFFAKREVENVISIWEACGIEEPRCRIEVLKRKSLLKINKSEELWMHDQIQSMGRAIVNNQSPMEPGRRSKLWSRDVIMKVLIGGKSFQQLKVLKLSRCSSLIESLDFSGFPRLERLYFDYCTKLATLHESIGQLQHLIQLDLGYCYSFVKRPNSMCRLSSLQSLILTSYKSHGELKLPDGVGLLKLKVTITNHREIWTEEEHKKFLEALKLYGRAWHRTEEHVDTKTVVHIRGHAQKFFSKRHNISLSATLVFMASRVGSTSYDVFINFRGEDTRDTFVGHLYNAFKVRGIHAFIDSKDLWKGEDIGELLQAIKVSDLSIAVFSKRYTESSWCLKELAQMVECHRTNGQVIFPIFFKVRTSDVKNQTGCFEISPHRHGKEALKTLRRWKEALRAVGDKSGWVFQDGDLSELVNSVVQQAWIRLNMVPLIGVKHPVGLESRVKSVLSLLYSNISSKDVQFLGICGPGGIGKTAIAITVYNRIFRNFSKSCFLENIGEGASQPNGMVFLQKIILQKISGEKIKISNSREGSSLIKKFLEKTDTLLMLDDVGDHNQLKALAGDLNWFGPESKIIITTRDQSVLCGVIKNSRKIYEPKELNKEESLRLFSSHAFSTNHPPDDYMQLSVDIVCTTGGLPLALEVLGSNLSFTKDKEVWKSMHRKLKQIPHDDVYRKLKISYDNLQDDIEKTIFLDAACFFIGEKEETVISIWEACGFEPRCRMEGLKRKSLLRFNESKELWMHNQIRDMGRAIVYNQSPTEPGMQSRLWSRDIIMKILHGGKGNEIVEGILLSFNSKDNTCLHTNGFEKMSKLRLLQVDGATLKGSFQCLPSGLKWLRWRGCPLDEISAEFCHEELGMLDLSHGQFKQAWNSWPENQLFQQLKVLKLSWCSSLSKSPNFSGFPRLERLYLDNCSSLVNLHDSIGQNQELVYLSLERCSSLEELPGSICRLSSLQKLMLSHCISLNKIPESIGNFQESLVELYLTGTNIKVLPDCVGLLKKLEVLDLSLCHELLNLPRSMENMTSLRRIELNGHNMLRCLPKLASPLIQLHIHYQLSKFLPIGFDMVDLAEAFSLRHFNMSVSASAAIVFSQLLNPSFDELNTTEDRVLFSKVLLQCIPKLRCIRLRFRSELRLVIFQCMTNLNLPSTTSTQIQGRIHFESKSVSINLRPKCWVTELLKSKLTYFISYFFVPYCLYIYVVSFYFCLSCHTNRINDTQRWVSEARGADLLLTVSFLRILIMHFLRQSFIFLLSFHISSFVSYFNEVFSLLFHFFSIMISRHYYFTFLHMSGHSLAFFFSLGAFIIHPICWLWLAPSFFPPVGFFLIPSGWLWLSPSLLCYGFQTAPSLFPSLLRYSIMFYVLLFIRDAVRFSLLYILS; from the exons ATGGCGTCACGGGTTGGATCAACGAGCTATGATGTGTTTATCAACTTCAGAGGGGAAGACACCCGCGATACCTTCGTTGGCCACCTTTACAATGCTTTCAAGGTTCGTGGAATTCATGCTTTCATTGACAGCAAAGATCTGTGGAAAGGAGAAGATATTGGGGAGCTTCTCCAAGCAATAAAAGTGTCAGACCTCTCAATTGCTGTCTTCTCTAAGAGATACACAGAGAGTAGTTGGTGCCTCAAGGAGCTTGCTCAGATGGTAGAATGTCATAGAACCAATGGACAAgtcatttttcccattttcttcaAGGTCAAGACATCGGACGTTAAGAATCAAACTAGATGTTTTGAGATTTCGCCTCACAGACATGGCAAGGAGGCACCTAAAACTCTGCGAAGATGGAAGGAAGCTTTGCGAGCGGTAGGAGACAAGAGTGGATGGGTTTTTCAGGATGG GGATCTATCAGAGTTAGTGAATTCAGTTGTTCAACAAGCTTGGATCCGATTGAACATGGTCCCCTTGATTGGTGTTAAACACCCTGTTGGATTGGAATCCCGGGTACAATCTGTGTTGTCCCAACTATATTCTAATATCTGTTCTAAGGATGTTCAATTCCTAGGGATATGTGGTCCGGGTGGCATTGGGAAAACGGCTATTGCAATAACCGTATACAATCGCATCTTTAGAAACTTTAGTAAGAgtttttttcttgaaaacatTGGAGAGGGAGCATCACATCCCAATGGTATGGTTTTCTTGCAaaagatatttttgaaaaagatttatggggagaaaattaaaatatccAATTCTAGAGAAGGATCaagtttgataaaaaaatttcttgtaaaAACAAATACTCTTCTCATTCTTGATGATGTGGGTGATCATACCCAATTAAAAGCATTGGCTGGTGATCTCGATTGGTTTGGCCCTGAAAGTAAGATAATCATAACAACTAGAGATCAAGGCGTTTTAGGTGGAATTGCtaaaaatagtagaaaaataTATGAGCCCaaagaattgaatgaagaagaaagtcTTCAACTCTTCAGCTCACATACTTTTTCAACAGATCAACCTCCTGATGATTATATGCAGCTTTCAATTGATATAGTACGCACTACAGGAGGCTTGCCCTTAGCCTTGGAGGTTTTGGGTTGTAATTTATCTTtcacagaaaataaagaagtatGGAAAAGCATGCATCGGATGTTGAAACAAATTCCTCATGATGATGTCTATAGAAAGTTAAAAATAAGCTACGATAATCTGCAAGATGATATTGAGAAAACTATTTTTCTCGATGCTGCGTGCTTTTTCATAGGAGAGAAGGATGAAATTGTAATTTCCATATGGGAAGCTTGTGGTTTTGAACCGAGATGCCGAATAGAAGGTCTCAAGAGAAAATCTCTCTTAAGGTTTAATGAATCGAAAGAGTTGTGGATGCATGATCAAATTCGTGACATGGGAAGGAGAATTGTCAACAAACAAAATCTTTTGGAACATGGTAAACAAAGCAGGTTATGGTCTCGTGACGTAATCATGAAGATATTACATGGTGGTAAG GGAAATGAAATTGTTGAAGGTATATTGCTTAGCTTCAGTTCAAAAGACAACACTCGTTTACACATAGAAAACTTTGAGAAGATGTCCAAGCTAAGATTACTACAAGTTGATGGAGCAACATTGGAGGGAAGCTTTCAATGTCTTCCTTCTGGGTTAAAATGGCTTAGATGGCGGGGATGTCCATTGGATGAAATACCTGCTGAATTTTATCATGAAGAATTAGGTATGCTTGACTTAAGTCACGGCCAATTCAAACAAGCTTGGAATAGTTGGCCTGAAAATCAG TTGTTTCAACAATTGAAGGTTCTTAAACTCAGTTGGTGTTCATCTTTGTCCAAGTCTCCCAACTTCTCAGGATTTCCTTGCTTAGAGAGGTTGTATCTTGATAATTGTAGTTCTTTGGTTAATTTACATGATTCCATTGGGCAGAATCAGAAGCTTGATTACTTGAACTTGGAAAGATGCTCCTCTCTTGAAGAACTCCCTAACAGTATATGTAGATTGAGTTCTCTCCAAAGGATAATGCTTAGCCATTGCAACTCACTCAACAAGATCCCTGAGTCCATTGGTAACTTACAAGAATCTTTGGTGGAGCTTTATTTGACCGGAACAAATATTAAAGTACTTCCTGATTGTGTTGGACTGTTAAAGAAACTAGAAGTATTGGATCTTTCACTTTGCCATGAGCTTCTGAATCTACCAAGTTCaatggagaatttgacatctctGCGTCGCATTGAACTTAGTGGGCATAACAAGCTTCGATTCATCCCAAAGCTGGCCTCTACTCTAATTCAACTCTTTATTCATTACCAATCATCAAAATTCTTACCCACAGATTTTGACGAGATATATTTAGCTGATGCTTTTCCACTCCAACATTTTAATATGTCAAtgtctgctgctgctgctgcaattGTGTTATCACAATCCTTAAACCCAGACTTTGACAATCTAGATACAACTGAAGACAGATATCTCTTTGGAAAGGTGCTGCTTCGATGCATACCAAAGCTGCGCTCTATTCGACTTCGATGCAGATCAAAGCTACGCTTTATGATCTTTCGATGCATAACAAACCTGCCGTCTACTACTTTAATTCAAATGCAAGGGCGTATTCATTACGAGTCAAAATCAGTAACCATAGATTTGCGACGCAATTGTTGGACTGTGGAGTTTCGGAAGATAATgtggatattttatttttctattctttctgTTCAACTTCTTTTTCACTTTGATGATGTCttgttattctttttccttttccttactTTCATGATGTATTGTcatttctttcccttctccGAACCTTTTTCTCGTTGGGAGCATTTGTTATTCGTTTCTGCTAATGCGCTCTATCTCTCTAAGCTCTTTCTTTTGTATCATACTTCAAAGAAGCTCATGCTCCTTTTGGTGTTTAGAGAAACTTTCTTTGGCCCTGTTTTTCCTTCTTGGTTATGGGATGTGTTGTTActctttcatttcctttttgttACCTTCAGGATGTCTCGTCGTTATTTGGCCTTCCACACTTTTCCTAACCTTTTTCTCACTGGGGGCCTTTTTGTTGGTTCGTTACTTTTCATTGGCTTCGTTTTCCATTTTGATTGGTCATGGGATGTCTTGTtgctttttttccatttttttcctttaacgATGTCTCCTTCTTTTTCCAACCTTTTTCTCACTGGGGGCTCTGTTGTTGGTTCGCTCCTCTCGCAGAATATAGAAACTATCTTTGGCGTCGTATTTCCTTTCTGTTGGTTTTGGCTATTGCTCATTCTTGTGTGTTTATTAGA AGTAATTCATGCACTGACCACTCTATGGAAATGTACTCCTGTTAATTTTCCTAACGTAGTCCCT GTTGGTGTCATTGATAATCTGGTCCACTCGTTCCCTAATATAAGAAAGAAGTTCTCCTTGCTGGGGCTTTACAGCCTGTCATGGGACGAAGGCATTTCTAATTTTTGGAGGATTCTTATCATCTTTGTGTGTTCTCAA CTCCTGCTGTTGGGAGAGCCAAAGGGAGGCAGCTTTGCTACAAGGGATTCAGATTGCAAGGTGAATTTCAGAGAAGCTGTAGGGATAAGGACAAATTTTGAAGCCGAATTTAGTGCGGTTATATCCGGTTTTGAGCATGCTCAATCATATAATGTTCAGAAGCTGTGGATTGAATGCGACTCAGTGGCTGTTGTTATCCTCCTTTCGCGAGGTTTAGCCCCCTGGtttcttcttcaaagatggAGAAATCTCGGTTCTTATCTTCTCAGCATCCAATGGAAGATTACCCATTGCCACCGTGAAATCAACACTATTGTAGATTACCTGTCGAAGTCTGTTGCAAAGTATGATGAATCTAAGCCTGCATTCACTCGGTCTCCTTTGCTTAGTGTGGAGCTGGAAAAGGATGCATCTTTGCATCCTCG GGATGTATCAGAATTGGTCAAGTTAGTTGTTCAAAGAGCTTGGATCCGATTGAATATGGTTCCCTTGATTGGTGTGAAACATCCAGTTGGATTAGAATCCCGTATTGATTATGTATTATCTCTGCTATCAAAAACAAGTTCTTCAGATGTTCAATTTCTGGTGATAAGTGGTCTAAGTGGCATTGGGAAGACAACAATTGCGACAGCCATATACAACTGCATCTTTGAAAACTTTAGTAAGAGTTGTTTTCTTGAAGACATTAGAGAGCAAGCATCACAACCCAATGTGATAGTTTGTTTGCAAGAGAAACTTCTTTACAATATCTTTCAGGAGGAAATAAAAGTATGTAGTTCTAGAGAAGGATCAAGATTGATAAAAGAAAGGCTTGGAAAAATAGATATTCTTCTCATTCTTGATGATGTGGGAAATCGTAATAAATTAAATGCGTTGACTGGTGATttcaattggtttggttctgGAAGTAGAATAATCCTAATAACTAGAGATCAGAGCATTCTAGTTGGAGTTCCTGAAAACAATATAAGCAAATATGAGCCTAGAAAATTGAATGAGGAAGAAA GAGATAAAGAAGTATGGAAAAGTATGCATCAGATATTTCCTCATGATAATGTCTATCAAAAGTTGAAGACAAGCCATGATAATCTAC AGTTGCCTAGGCCCATTGGTGATCTGAAAGAATCTTTGGTTGAGCTTTCATTGGATAAAACAAATATTAAAGTGCTGCCCGATGGTGTTGGATTGTTAAAGAAAATGGAGGCATTGGATCTTTCACTCTGCTATGGGCTTGCGGATTTGCCAAAGTCATTAGAAGCTTTGACATCTTTGCGTTACATTGACCTTAGTGGGCGTGACAAGCTTCGACATGTACCAAACCTGCCTTCTAATTTAGTGGAACTTCGTGTTCTTTGCAAATCATTGGTAAACTTACCAGTCttgaaaaacatgaaaaatttGGAGTTATTGTGCATTAAAGATTTTTGG TTAAAGATAAGTTATGATAATCTGCAAAATGATATTGAGAAAGCCATGTTTCTCAATGTTGCATGCTTTTTTGCAAAACGGGAGGTAGAAAATGTAATTTCCATATGGGAAGCTTGTGGCATTGAAGAACCAAGATGTCGTATAGAAGTTCTTAAGAGAAAATCCCTCCTAAAGATTAATAAATCGGAAGAGTTGTGGATGCACGACCAGATTCAAAGCATGGGAAGGGCAATTGTCAACAACCAAAGTCCTATGGAACCTGGTAGGAGAAGCAAGCTATGGTCCCGTGACGTAATCATGAAGGTATTAATAGGTGGTAAG TCGTTTCAACAATTGAAAGTTCTTAAACTTAGTAGGTGTTCATCTCTAATTGAGTCCCTGGACTTCTCGGGATTTCCTCGCTTAGAGAGgttatattttgattattgCACAAAGTTGGCTACTCTACACGAATCCATTGGACAACTCCAACATCTAATTCAGTTGGACTTGGGGTATTGCTATTCTTTTGTGAAACGCCCAAACAGCATGTGTAGGCTGAGTTCTCTTCAGAGTCTCATTCTCACTAGTTACAAGTCACACGGAGAGTTAAAGCTACCTGATGGAGTTGGATTGTTAAAGTTGAAG GTGACAATCACAAATCATCGAGAAATATGGACAGAGGAGGAACATAAGAAGTTCCTGGAAGCCTTAAAGTTGTATGGTCGTGCTTGGCATCGGACAGAAG AACATGTGGACACAAAGACTGTTGTTCATATTCGAGGCCATGCTCAGAAGTTTTTCTCTAAG AGACACAACATCTCTCTATCTGCAACTTTGGTCTTCATGGCGTCACGGGTTGGATCTACAAGCTATGATGTGTTTATCAACTTCAGAGGGGAAGACACCCGCGATACCTTCGTTGGCCACCTTTACAATGCTTTCAAGGTTCGAGGAATTCATGCTTTCATTGACAGCAAAGATCTGTGGAAAGGAGAAGATATTGGGGAGCTTCTCCAAGCAATAAAAGTCTCAGACCTCTCGATTGCTGTCTTCTCTAAGAGATACACAGAGAGTAGTTGGTGCCTCAAGGAGCTTGCTCAGATGGTAGAATGTCATAGAACCAATGGGCAAgtcatttttcccattttcttcaAGGTCAGGACATCGGACGTTAAGAATCAAACTGGTTGTTTTGAGATTTCGCCTCACAGACATGGCAAGGAGGCACTTAAAACTCTGAGAAGATGGAAGGAAGCTTTGCGAGCGGTGGGAGACAAGAGTGGATGGGTTTTCCAGGATGG GGATCTATCAGAGTTAGTGAATTCAGTTGTTCAACAAGCTTGGATCCGATTGAATATGGTCCCTCTGATTGGTGTTAAACACCCTGTCGGTTTGGAATCCCGGGTAAAATCTGTGTTATCCCTACTATATTCAAATATCAGTTCTAAGGATGTTCAATTTCTAGGGATATGTGGTCCGGGTGGCATCGGGAAGACAGCTATTGCGATAACCGTATACAATCGCATCTTTAGAAACTTTAGTAAGAGTTGTTTTCTTGAAAACATTGGAGAGGGAGCATCACAACCAAATGGTATGGTTTTCTTGCAAAAGATAATTTTGCAAAAGATTTCtggggaaaaaattaaaatatccaATTCTAGAGAAGGATCaagtttgataaaaaaatttcttgaaaaAACAGATACTCTTCTCATGCTTGATGATGTGGGTGATCATAACCAATTAAAAGCATTGGCTGGTGATCTCAATTGGTTTGGCCCAGAAAGTAAGATAATCATAACAACTAGAGATCAGAGCGTTTTATGTGGAGTTATtaaaaatagtagaaaaataTATGAGCCCAAAGAATTGAATAAGGAAGAAAGTCTTCGACTCTTCAGCTCACATGCTTTTTCAACGAATCATCCTCCTGATGATTATATGCAGCTTTCAGTTGATATAGTATGCACTACAGGAGGCTTGCCCTTAGCCTTGGAGGTTTTGGGTTCTAATTTATCTTTCACAAAAGATAAAGAAGTATGGAAAAGCATGCATCGGAAGTTGAAACAAATTCCTCATGATGATGTCTATAGAAAGTTAAAAATAAGCTACGATAATCTACAAGATGATATTGAGAAAACTATTTTTCTCGATGCTGCTTGCTTTTTCataggagagaaggaagaaactGTAATCTCCATATGGGAAGCTTGTGGTTTTGAACCGAGATGCCGAATGGAAGGTCTCAAGAGAAAATCCCTCTTAAGGTTTAATGAGTCGAAAGAGTTGTGGATGCACAATCAGATTCGTGACATGGGAAGGGCAATCGTCTACAATCAAAGTCCTACGGAACCTGGTATGCAAAGCAGGTTATGGTCTCGTGACATAATCATGAAAATATTACATGGTGGTAAG GGGAATGAAATTGTTGAGGGTATCTTGCTTAGCTTCAATTCAAAAGACAATACTTGtttacacacaaatggctttgAGAAGATGTCCAAGCTAAGATTACTACAAGTCGATGGAGCAACCTTGAAGGGGAGCTTTCAATGTCTTCCTTCTGGGTTAAAATGGCTTAGATGGCGCGGATGCCCATTGGACGAAATATCTGCTGAATTTTGTCATGAAGAATTAGGTATGCTCGACTTAAGTCATGGCCAATTTAAACAAGCTTGGAATAGCTGGCCTGAAAATCAG TTGTTTCAACAATTGAAGGTTCTTAAACTCAGTTGGTGTTCATCTCTATCTAAGTCTCCCAACTTCTCTGGATTTCCTCGCTTAGAGAGGTTGTATCTTGATAATTGCAGTTCTTTAGTTAATTTACATGATTCCATTGGGCAGAATCAGGAGCTTGTTTACTTGAGCTTGGAAAGATGCTCCTCTCTTGAAGAACTCCCAGGCAGTATATGTAGGTTGAGTTCTCTCCAAAAGTTAATGCTCAGCCATTGCATCTCACTCAACAAGATCCCTGAGTCCATTGGTAACTTTCAAGAATCTTTGGTGGAGCTTTATTTGACCGGAACAAATATTAAAGTACTTCCTGATTGTGTTGGACTGTTAAAGAAACTGGAAGTATTGGATCTTTCACTTTGCCATGAGCTTCTGAATCTACCAAGGTCAATGGAGAATATGACATCTCTGCGTCGCATTGAACTTAATGGGCATAACATGCTTCGATGCCTCCCAAAGCTGGCCTCTCCTCTAATTCAACTTCATATTCATTACCAATTATCAAAATTCTTACCCATAGGTTTTGACATGGTAGATTTAGCTGAAGCTTTTTCACTTCGACATTTTAATATGTCAGTGTCTGCTAGTGCTGCAATtgttttttcacaattattaaaCCCAAGCTTTGACGAGCTAAATACAACTGAAGACAGAGTTCTCTTTAGCAAGGTGCTGCTTCAATGCATACCAAAACTGCGCTGTATACGGCTTCGATTCAGATCAGAGCTACGCCTTGTGATCTTTCAATGCATGACAAACCTGAACCTGCCGTCTACaacttcaactcaaattcaaggGCGTATTCATTTCGAGTCAAAATCCGTATCAATAAATTTGCGACCCAAGTGTTGGGTTACGGAGCTTTTGAAGTCGAAATTgacatattttatttcttatttttttgttccttaTTGTCTTTATATTTACGttgtttccttctatttttgtcTTTCCTGCCATACCAATAGAATTAATGATACCCAAAGGTGGGTATCTGAAGCGAGGGGAGCCGATCTTCTTTTGACGGTGTCATTTTTGCGTATTCTCATTATGCATTTCTTGCGTCAATctttcatcttccttctctcctttcaTATCTCCTCGTTCGTTTCTTACTTTAATGAAGTCTTTTCActccttttccatttttttagtaTCATGATTTCTCGTCATTATTATTTTACCTTTCTCCATATGTCTGGTCATTCCTtggcctttttcttctccttgggGGCATTCATTATTCATCCCATTTGCTGGTTATGGCTCGCTCCTTCGTTTTTCCCTCCTGTTGGCTTCTTCCTTATTCCCTCTGGTTGGTTATGGCTCTCTCCTTCGTTATTATGTTATGGTTTTCAGACTGCTCCTTCGTTATTCCCCTCGCTCCTCCGTTATTCCATTATGTTCTACGTGTTGTTGTTCATTAGAGACGCTGTCAGGTTCAGTCTTTTATATATTCTTTCTTAA
- the LOC122092909 gene encoding uncharacterized protein LOC122092909: MMCSFKCLNGICRECVRVTNVSFQKGACNPLFQLLGPRCPTRGLVGIFVSVSALVGFWRMSHMGLTTLPLVVAQLGLLLLGEPKGGSFATRDSDCKVNFREAVGIRTNFEAEFSAVISGFEHAQSYNVQKLWIECDSVAVVILLSRGLAPWFLLQRWRNLGSYLLSIQWKITHCHREINTIVDYLSKSVAKYDESKPAFTRSPLLSVELEKDASLHPRYRFL, translated from the exons ATGATGTGCTCGTTCAAATGCTTGAATGGGATCTGTCGCGAATGTGTGCGAGTCACGAATGTGAGTTTCCAAAAGGGGGCATGCAATCCCCTGTTTCAGCTCTTGGGGCCAAGGTGCCCAACCAGAGGCTTGGTGGGGATTTTCGTTTCAGTGTCTGCTCTTGTGGGCTTCTGGCGGATGAGTCATATGGGTCTCACAACCCTGCCACTCGTGGTTGCTCAGCTTGGG CTCCTGCTGTTGGGAGAGCCAAAGGGAGGCAGCTTTGCTACAAGGGATTCAGATTGCAAGGTGAATTTCAGAGAAGCTGTAGGGATAAGGACAAATTTTGAAGCCGAATTTAGTGCGGTTATATCCGGTTTTGAGCATGCTCAATCATATAATGTTCAGAAGCTGTGGATTGAATGCGACTCAGTGGCTGTTGTTATCCTCCTTTCGCGAGGTTTAGCCCCCTGGtttcttcttcaaagatggAGAAATCTCGGTTCTTATCTTCTCAGCATCCAATGGAAGATTACCCATTGCCACCGTGAAATCAACACTATTGTAGATTACCTGTCGAAGTCTGTTGCAAAGTATGATGAATCTAAGCCTGCATTCACTCGGTCTCCTTTGCTTAGTGTGGAGCTGGAAAAGGATGCATCTTTGCATCCTCGGTACagatttttgtaa